From Catharus ustulatus isolate bCatUst1 chromosome 6, bCatUst1.pri.v2, whole genome shotgun sequence, a single genomic window includes:
- the CEND1 gene encoding cell cycle exit and neuronal differentiation protein 1, protein MDSKGNVRSGNKPDAKAASSGKPEKPNPGPATNADKKEAPKEQPAPATATKKAGGDAIANNHSNLKPSPAATETQEAGGQSPDSDHKGNSSEESPGSFFDNMKPLIIVGGVAVAALAVIVGVAFLARKK, encoded by the coding sequence ATGGATTCCAAAGGCAACGTCCGAAGCGGAAACAAACCCGACGCCAAGGCCGCCAGCTCCGGGAAGCCGGAAAAACCCAACCCTGGGCCTGCCACGAATGCAGACAAGAAGGAGGCCCCCAAagagcagcctgctcctgccacggccACCAAGAAGGCGGGCGGTGATGCCATCGCCAACAACCACAGCAACCTGAAACCCAGCCCCGCCGCCACGGAGACGCAGGAGGCCGGCGGCCAGTCCCCTGACTCTGACCACAAGGGAAACAGCTCCGAGGAGTCACCGGGCAGCTTCTTCGACAACATGAAGCCCTTGATCATCGTCGGAGGAGTGGCGGTGGCTGCACTGGCTGTGATTGTGGGAGTGGCATTCCTAGCCCGGAAAAAATGA